One window of Pectobacterium carotovorum genomic DNA carries:
- the pstA gene encoding phosphate ABC transporter permease PstA codes for MKRWFRSGRPWVWLTASSISISLLAMLAIIVLLAGQGMRYLWPQPVWLLTLQPEQGAQRALIGEIYAEQTLSSQQLEQAGLSSSPGDAETRYLIKIGRREIYGQSFRSLLSRDIVRFDKPADILVLKRTNNGTAYGYLAGMLEGEQPLVATDLPATLKHRIEQVQGLLAKAQAIRMGEMAKINQQFETLRLEEKKRQQAKTLDNQTVARLQAERIELQRRFDELSRQLTSLNLDINRDTVQLRDANGSVHLIPLRDIEQAWFPNAMNLWEKVSHWGEQAKFMLVHYSPDSNSAGHLFPAIFGTVLMVVLMSIVVMPLGVIAAVYLHEYAGKNSLTRWVRIAVVNLAGVPSIVYGVFGLGFFVYLIGGTLDQLFYSEALPNPTFGTPGLLWASLTLALLTLPVVIVATEEGLSRIPMSVRHGSLALGATKAETLWHVVLPMAVPAMMTGLILAVARAAGETAPLMLVGVVKSVPVLPVDDIFPYLHLERKFMHLGFQIYDLAFQSPDVEAARPLVYITALLLVLIVVGLNLAAIGIRHVLREKYRSLSL; via the coding sequence GTGAAGCGCTGGTTCCGTTCGGGAAGGCCCTGGGTGTGGCTGACCGCATCGTCAATTTCTATTAGCCTGCTGGCGATGCTGGCAATCATCGTGCTGCTGGCGGGGCAGGGTATGCGCTATCTGTGGCCGCAGCCCGTTTGGTTGCTGACGTTGCAGCCGGAACAAGGTGCGCAGCGTGCGCTGATAGGGGAAATTTATGCGGAGCAGACGCTTTCGTCCCAGCAGTTGGAACAGGCCGGTTTGTCCTCTTCGCCCGGGGACGCTGAAACCCGCTATTTGATCAAAATTGGTCGGCGTGAAATCTATGGGCAGAGTTTCCGCTCGCTGCTGTCGCGCGATATTGTCCGCTTTGATAAACCTGCCGATATTCTGGTGTTGAAGCGGACGAACAATGGCACGGCCTATGGCTATCTGGCTGGCATGCTGGAGGGCGAGCAGCCGCTGGTGGCGACGGATCTCCCTGCAACGTTGAAGCATCGCATCGAGCAGGTGCAGGGGTTGCTGGCGAAGGCGCAGGCCATCCGCATGGGAGAGATGGCGAAGATTAACCAGCAGTTTGAAACGCTGCGGCTGGAAGAGAAAAAGCGGCAGCAGGCCAAGACGCTGGATAATCAGACGGTAGCCCGTCTTCAGGCTGAGCGCATTGAACTGCAACGCCGCTTTGATGAGCTGTCGCGCCAGCTAACCTCACTCAATCTGGACATTAATCGCGATACCGTGCAGTTGCGGGATGCAAACGGCAGCGTTCATCTTATCCCGCTCAGGGACATTGAACAGGCCTGGTTCCCTAATGCGATGAACCTGTGGGAAAAAGTCAGCCACTGGGGCGAGCAGGCGAAATTCATGCTGGTACACTATTCGCCGGACAGCAACAGCGCAGGCCACCTTTTCCCCGCCATTTTTGGCACGGTGCTGATGGTGGTGCTGATGTCTATTGTCGTGATGCCGTTGGGCGTGATCGCCGCGGTTTATCTGCATGAGTACGCGGGGAAAAACAGCTTAACGCGCTGGGTGCGGATTGCCGTGGTCAATCTGGCCGGGGTGCCGTCCATTGTGTACGGCGTGTTCGGGTTAGGCTTTTTTGTTTATCTTATCGGCGGCACGCTGGACCAACTATTCTATTCTGAAGCGCTGCCGAATCCGACGTTTGGTACGCCAGGGCTGCTGTGGGCGTCACTGACGCTGGCACTGCTGACGCTACCCGTGGTGATTGTGGCGACGGAGGAAGGGCTGTCGCGCATCCCAATGTCTGTGCGCCACGGTTCACTGGCGTTGGGGGCTACCAAAGCCGAAACGCTGTGGCATGTTGTGCTGCCGATGGCGGTTCCCGCGATGATGACCGGTTTAATCCTCGCTGTGGCGCGTGCCGCGGGGGAAACCGCGCCGCTGATGTTGGTCGGCGTGGTGAAGTCGGTGCCGGTTTTACCGGTTGATGACATTTTCCCTTATCTGCATCTTGAGCGAAAATTTATGCATCTGGGATTCCAAATCTACGATCTGGCGTTCCAAAGCCCAGACGTCGAAGCGGCAAGACCACTGGTGTACATCACCGCACTGCTGCTGGTGTTGATTGTTGTTGGATTGAACCTTGCAGCGATTGGGATTCGCCATGTTCTGCGTGAGAAATACCGTTCGTTATCACTCTGA
- the pstB gene encoding phosphate ABC transporter ATP-binding protein, giving the protein MGFMTQKEMALLPDVHQLSDEQTTLTVEHLNLYYGDKQALNDISIRIPKNQVTALIGPSGCGKSTLLRCFNRMNDLVDDCRTEGDIRLNGMLINDPQLDVATLRRRVGMVFQRPNPFPKSIYENVIYGLRLQGLRDRRFLDDAVERALRAAALWHEVKDRLSDNALTLSSGQQQRLVIARAIAIEPEVLLLDEPTSALDPISTLIVEELMGTLKQHFTLVLVTHNMQQAARVSDYTAFINQGKLIEYNRTDDLFTSPTQRRTEDYITGRFG; this is encoded by the coding sequence ATGGGATTTATGACACAAAAGGAGATGGCACTGCTGCCTGATGTTCATCAACTGAGTGATGAGCAGACGACGTTAACCGTGGAACATCTGAATCTTTACTATGGCGATAAGCAGGCACTGAACGATATTTCGATTCGTATTCCGAAGAATCAGGTGACAGCGCTGATTGGCCCGTCAGGCTGTGGCAAATCCACGCTGTTACGCTGCTTTAATCGTATGAACGATCTGGTGGACGACTGCCGTACCGAAGGTGATATCAGGCTGAATGGGATGCTTATCAACGACCCGCAGCTGGATGTTGCTACGTTGCGCCGTCGGGTAGGTATGGTTTTTCAACGACCGAATCCGTTTCCCAAGTCGATCTATGAAAACGTGATTTATGGCCTGAGATTACAGGGGCTACGCGATCGCCGATTTCTGGATGATGCCGTTGAGCGTGCGCTACGTGCAGCGGCGCTTTGGCATGAGGTAAAGGATCGGTTGAGCGACAACGCGTTGACGCTATCCAGCGGACAGCAGCAGCGTTTGGTGATCGCCCGGGCGATCGCCATTGAGCCGGAAGTGTTGTTGCTGGACGAACCGACCTCCGCGCTTGATCCGATTTCGACGCTAATTGTTGAAGAGTTGATGGGAACGCTAAAGCAGCATTTCACGCTGGTGCTGGTGACGCACAACATGCAGCAGGCAGCTCGCGTGTCGGATTACACCGCGTTTATCAATCAGGGTAAACTGATCGAGTACAATCGTACGGACGATCTGTTTACCTCTCCGACGCAGCGGCGCACAGAGGATTATATTACCGGGCGCTTTGGTTAG
- a CDS encoding YolA family protein, translated as MRKKIYIGVAFSMLVSAMFPAYSQDLEEPVAEVITAFDSPLVENPTSANESSSQDYKPLRAPAPALSSVYVYAVASTQNGGAWEYIGPNKLATTQDHGGAQLRIAVLEVGYGNNRFGWVNGTQKSPYQVNGVCVVGGNYTESCPVGSTYVGWMAYFNGDGMQSGPFRYQSTSTNAPFRTLSTSLNIR; from the coding sequence ATGAGAAAGAAAATATATATTGGAGTTGCATTCAGTATGTTGGTTAGTGCGATGTTTCCGGCTTATTCTCAGGATCTGGAAGAGCCAGTAGCGGAGGTAATTACAGCATTCGACTCTCCCCTTGTGGAGAATCCAACATCTGCAAATGAATCCTCTTCTCAGGACTATAAGCCTCTTCGTGCGCCAGCGCCTGCATTGAGTTCTGTCTATGTCTATGCTGTGGCATCAACGCAAAATGGCGGAGCCTGGGAATATATTGGCCCAAATAAGCTTGCGACAACTCAGGATCATGGTGGAGCACAACTGCGAATTGCAGTGCTGGAAGTGGGTTATGGTAATAACCGCTTTGGCTGGGTGAATGGTACGCAAAAGAGTCCCTATCAGGTTAATGGCGTCTGCGTCGTTGGCGGCAATTATACTGAGTCATGCCCTGTTGGCTCGACTTATGTGGGATGGATGGCTTATTTCAATGGCGATGGCATGCAGTCAGGCCCTTTCCGCTATCAATCTACTTCGACTAACGCACCTTTTAGAACGCTTAGCACGTCACTGAATATTCGATAA
- a CDS encoding helix-turn-helix transcriptional regulator has product MKFSTMNEGEIITELCRRIKDSRIQQRLSQVDLAERAGLGIATIKRAEMGESITLSSLLSILRGLNRLHQIEGVLFDAEVESFHAQISGEKKQTPLRIRKKAATFPAKALTKHENIKKPANSTVDWYIAAAENNIVWSLPESDKK; this is encoded by the coding sequence ATGAAATTCAGTACCATGAACGAAGGCGAAATTATTACCGAGCTGTGCCGGAGAATAAAAGACTCCAGAATCCAGCAGCGTCTATCGCAAGTCGATCTTGCTGAACGGGCGGGGCTGGGAATCGCGACAATCAAGCGTGCGGAAATGGGCGAATCTATTACGCTCAGCAGCCTGCTCTCCATTCTGCGCGGATTAAACCGTTTGCATCAGATTGAAGGCGTGCTCTTCGATGCGGAAGTGGAATCCTTCCATGCGCAGATCAGCGGTGAGAAAAAGCAGACGCCGCTGCGTATCAGAAAGAAAGCCGCCACGTTTCCTGCCAAAGCGCTTACCAAGCATGAAAATATCAAAAAGCCTGCTAACAGTACCGTGGACTGGTATATCGCAGCGGCTGAAAACAATATTGTCTGGTCGCTGCCTGAAAGCGATAAAAAATAA
- a CDS encoding L-serine ammonia-lyase — protein MVSVFDIFKIGIGPSSSHTVGPMKAGKMFTDDLVNHALISSVTRIVVDIYGSLSLTGKGHHTDIAIIMGLAGNLPDSVNIDSIPAFIQQVKDSQRLPMLNGQYEVSFPLESSLRFQPENLPLHENGMTIRAYNQQELVYSKTYYSIGGGFVVDQENFGKPNLAEESAPYPFFSAQKLLQHCHDHCLSLSAIVLKNEIAMHGREALDHYFADVWKTMQDCMHRGMSTEGVLPGPLRVPRRASALHRLLFINDRFSSDPMDAMDWVNMFAMAVSEENAAGGRVVTAPTNGACGIIPAVLAYYNRYVQPVTPESYLRYFLASGAIGMLYKMNASISGAEVGCQGEVGVACSMAAAGLAELLGANPEQVCIAAEIGMEHNLGLTCDPVAGQVQVPCIERNAIASVKAINAARMAMRRTSEPRVSLDKVIETMYETGKDMNAKYRETSRGGLAIKVVLCE, from the coding sequence ATGGTCAGCGTATTTGATATCTTCAAAATCGGTATCGGCCCGTCCAGTTCTCATACTGTCGGCCCAATGAAAGCGGGTAAAATGTTCACCGACGATCTGGTAAACCACGCGCTTATCTCATCGGTAACACGCATCGTGGTGGATATTTACGGCTCACTTTCCCTTACGGGCAAAGGGCACCACACCGATATCGCCATCATTATGGGGCTAGCAGGTAACCTGCCAGATAGCGTAAACATCGATAGCATCCCTGCCTTTATTCAGCAGGTGAAAGACTCTCAGCGGCTACCGATGCTCAACGGTCAGTATGAGGTTAGCTTCCCTTTAGAATCTTCTCTGCGTTTCCAGCCAGAGAACCTGCCGCTGCATGAAAACGGCATGACCATTCGCGCTTACAATCAACAAGAGCTGGTTTATAGCAAAACGTATTACTCCATCGGGGGCGGATTCGTCGTCGATCAGGAAAACTTCGGCAAACCCAATCTGGCAGAGGAAAGCGCGCCCTATCCGTTCTTTTCTGCCCAGAAGTTGCTGCAACACTGTCACGATCACTGCCTGTCTCTATCCGCCATCGTACTAAAAAACGAGATTGCGATGCATGGGCGGGAAGCGCTTGATCACTATTTTGCCGATGTGTGGAAAACCATGCAGGACTGTATGCATCGCGGTATGAGTACCGAAGGCGTATTACCCGGCCCATTGCGCGTACCCCGTCGAGCATCGGCGCTGCATCGTTTGCTGTTCATTAACGATCGTTTTTCAAGCGACCCGATGGATGCGATGGACTGGGTGAACATGTTTGCGATGGCCGTATCGGAAGAAAATGCGGCTGGTGGACGCGTCGTTACCGCACCAACTAACGGCGCGTGCGGCATTATTCCTGCCGTACTGGCCTATTACAACCGCTACGTTCAACCCGTCACCCCAGAATCTTACCTGCGCTACTTCCTGGCTTCCGGTGCTATCGGCATGCTCTACAAAATGAACGCCTCTATTTCCGGTGCAGAAGTGGGCTGTCAGGGAGAAGTCGGCGTGGCCTGTTCGATGGCCGCAGCCGGTCTGGCTGAGCTACTCGGCGCGAATCCTGAACAAGTCTGCATCGCGGCGGAAATCGGTATGGAACATAATCTGGGGCTGACGTGCGACCCAGTGGCAGGTCAGGTTCAGGTACCGTGCATTGAACGCAACGCCATCGCCTCCGTGAAGGCGATCAACGCCGCAAGAATGGCAATGCGCCGCACCAGCGAGCCACGTGTATCGCTGGATAAGGTCATTGAAACCATGTATGAAACTGGCAAAGACATGAACGCCAAGTACCGTGAAACGTCTCGCGGGGGATTGGCGATTAAAGTCGTGCTGTGCGAATGA